Below is a genomic region from Streptomyces sp. RPA4-2.
GGAGACACTCGAGGACGCGGTGTCGGGCGTGGCCGTGGTCGAGGCGGCGCGGCACTTCGGCATGACCGGACAGCTCACCGCGAAGGCCGTCTTCGACGCGGCGCGCGAGGGTCATCCCGCGGCCGTGCGCGCCGTCCACCTGGAGGGCGAGCGGATCGCGCACACGGTCGCGGCAGCGGCGGCGGTGCTCGATCCCGATCTGGTGGTGCTGGGCGGCGGGGTGGGTCACAGCATCGACCTGCTGCTGCGGCCCGTACGCGAGACCCTGCGCACGCTCACACCGCTGCGCCCGAAGATAGTGCCCAGTCGGCTGGGCGAGGACGCGGTGCTGCTCGGCGCGGTGGCCACGGCGCTGGGCACGGCCAGGGACGTGGTGTTCGACCGGCGGTCGGCCTCCTGATCACCGGGTCCGCGGCGGCCTCCTGATCAACAGGTCCGCGGTGCCCGGTGATTGACCCCACCGACACGGGCGACCTAGCTTGTGGGCCCAGTTAGTAAAGTTTCCTAACTTGCAGTGCCGTAGCGCGGATGATCCCCCACCCCCAAAGGAGACCACCGTGTCGGACCGCTCTGCCCCACGTCGGCGCCTGACCACGGCCGCCGTCGCCCTGAGCCTCCTGGGCACCCTCGCGACGGGCGCCTGGGCGGGGTCCCGTGACGCCGGACCGGCCACCGCCGCCCCCGCCCGTGCCACGCCGGTACCGTCCGCGGCAGGTGGCACCACCGCGCTATCCGGCTACGCGATCCAGTCGACGGCCAAGGTCACGGACTCGGCGGCCGCCGTCTCCAGCCCCGGCTATCCGGCCACCGGATGGTATCCGGCGGGCTCGCGGTCCACGGTTCTCGCGGCGCTGCTCGCGGACGGCGTGTACGCGGATCCGTTCTACTCGACCAACCAACAGCGGATCCCCAAGGCCGACTTCACCGTGCCCTGGTGGTACCGCTCGGACTTCACGGTCGGCGACACCACCGAGCGCAGCTATCTGGACTTCAGCGGGGTGATCTCGGCCGCCGACGTCTACGTCAACGGCGAGCGCGTCGCGGGCGCCACGGAGGTGGCGGGGGCCTACACCCACCACGAACTCGACATCACCTCACTGGTACGGGCGGGTACGAACACGGTCGCGTTCCGCATCCGGCCCAACCAGCCCGATCAGAACCTCACCATGGGCTGGATCGACTGGATCCAACCACCGCCCGACGAGAACATGGGCATCGTGCGTGACGTCCTCGTCCGTCGCGGGGGCCCGGTCGCGCTCCGTGACGCGCACGTCGTGAGCAGACTCGCCGTCCCCTCGCTCGCCTCCGCGGACCTGACCGTGAAAGCGCGGGTGCGCAACGACTCGAACACCGCGGTCACCACGACGGTCTCCGGCACCGTCGGCTCGACGGCGGCCTTCAGCAGAGCCGTGCCGCTCCGCGCGCACGAGACGAAGACCGTGACGTTCACCCCCGCGGACTCCCCCGGCCTGCGTCTGGACGCGCCGAAGGTGTGGTGGCCCGCGGGCATGGGCGGCCAGCCGCTGTACGGCCTCGGCCTGACCGCCACCGTCGCCGGCGCCGTCTCCGACACCGCGCACGAGGACTTCGGCATCCGCGACGTGAAGGCGCCGCTCGACGCCGACGGCGCGCGGCAGTACCTCATCAACGGCCGCAAGCTGCTGATCAGGGGCGGCGGCTGGTCCCCCGACGAGTTCCTGCGCTGGGACCGGACGTACGTGGCGGACCGGCTGAAGTACGCGCTCGACCTGGGCCTCAACACCATCCGCCTCGAGGGGCACCTCGAACCGGACGAGTTCTTCGACCTCGCCGACCGGTACGGCATCCTCACGCTGCCCGGCTGGGAGTGCTGCGACAAGTGGGAGGGGAACGTCAACGACAGCGAGTCGGGCGACCCGTGGACCGCCGCCGACCATCCGGTCGCCAAGGCGTCGATGGCCGCGGAGGCCGCCCGGCTGCGCGACCACCCGAGCGTCGTCTCCTTCCTGATCGGCAGCGACTTCGCGCCGGACGCGACGATCGAGAAGGACTACCTCGACGCCCTGAGGGCCGCTGACTGGGCAACCCCCGTGGTCGCGGCCGCCTCCGACAACTCAGCGCCTGTCAGCGGCCGTTCGGGCATGAAGATGACCGGCCCCTACGACTGGGTCCCGCCGGACTACTGGTACGCGAAGCGCGAGGGCGGCGCCACCGGCTTCAACTCCGAGACCAGCGCGGGCCCCGACGTCCCCACCCTCGACACCCTGCGCCGCATGATGTCCCCCGCCGAGCTCGACACCCTCTGGAAGAACCCCGGCGCCCCGCAGTACCACCGCTCACCGTCGGCGACCTTCGGCACCCTGAAGATCTACGACGCCGCCCTGGCCGGCCGCTACGGCCCGCCGACCGGCCTCGCGGACTACGTACGCAAGGCGCAGCTCGCCCAGTACGAGAACACCCGCGCCCAGTTCGAGGCCTACGGACGCAACGCCACCGACTCCGCGAAGCCCTCGACCGGAGTCGTCTACTGGATGTTCAACAGCGGATGGACCTCGCTGCACTGGCAGTTGCTGGACCGCTACCTCGACCAGGGCGGGGCCTACTTCGGCGCGAAGAAGGCGAACGAGCCGCTGCACGTCCAGTACTCCTACGACGACCGCTCGGTCGTGGTCGTGAACAAACGGCACACGCCCGCCTCCGGGCTCACCGCCCGGGTCACGCTCTTCAACACCGACGGCACCCGGAAGTACGACCGGACGGCGACCGGAGTGAAGGTGGACGGGGACGGCGCGCACAGCACCGCGCTCACCGTGCCGGCCTCGGTCGGCGGCCTGTCGGCGACGTACCTCGCACGACTGGTCCTCACCGACTCCCGGGGCAGGACGGTCAGCCGCAACGTGTACTGGCTCTCGACCCGGGCCGACACCCTCGACTGGGCCCACACGGACTGGTACCACACGCCGACGACGAGCTACGCCGACCTCAAGGGGCTCGGTTCCATGGCGCGGGTGCCGGTCTCCGCGACGGCTTCGACCACGGCCGGTCCCGGCGGCACCTCCACGACGACGGTCACGGTACGCGGCCCCGGGTCGGGGAGGACGCCGTCGCTGCTCACCGACGCGCATCTGGTGGACTCGAAGGGCCGGCCCGTGCTGCCGGTCCGGTGGTCCGACAACCAGGTCAGCCTGTGGCCGGGGGAGTCGGCGACGCTGACCGCCACCTACCGGACCGCGGACCTGCACGGCTCCGCCCCCAGGATCCGGATCTCGGGGTGGAACACGCCGCAGACGACGGTTCCGGCGGCCTAGAACCGGCGAAGGGGCGGGCCCGTTCCCGGGCCCGCCCCTCGCTCACCCGACGCGTGTCAGCTGACGTTGAGCGCCGTGTCGTCGAGGACGAACGACGTCTGCAGCATGGAGCCCTCGGTGCCGGTGAACTTGACCGTGACCGTCTGCCCGGCGTAGGCGGACAGGTTGAGACTGCGCAGCGTGTACCCGGACGCGGCGTTCAGGTTCGAGTACGTGGCGAGCGTCGACAGCACCGTGCCACCGCTGTTCAGGACCTGGGTCTTGAGGGTGTCGTACGCGGTGCTGGTGGTCGTCTCGGCCGTGTCCACGTGGAGATAGAAGTTCAGGGTGGCCGCACAGCCCGACGGGATGGTGACCGTCTGGGCGAGCGTGTCGGTGCGGGCCGAGCCGTAGCCGTCCATCCAGGCCTTGTACGAGCCGGTGCGGGCGGCCTCGCCGCTGCTGTTGGTGATCACACCGCTGGTGGCGGTCCAGGAGCCGGTGCCGGACTCGAAGCCGGGGTTGGCCAGCAGCTGGGCGGCGGTGCAGGTGCCCCCGCCACCACCGCCTCCGCCACCACCGGTGCTGCCGGCACCCGCGAGCCACTCGGTGGCGTTCAGGGCGAGGGCGGCGTTCGTGGCACCGGTGTCGTTCCAGCCGTCGTACAGCGTGTTGCCTGACGAACCGGTGCCGTCGTCGATCGGCGAACTGTCGCCCCAGAAGGCGACCTTGCCGCTGCCGAAGGTACTGGTGGCGAAGAACGCGCCGGTGTTGCCGGAGTAACCGCTGCGGTAGACGAGCCCCTTGACGGCGGAGTTGTCGGACGGCTTGAGGGTGGCCGTGGTGCCGTCGGCGATCAGGCTCTTGGTGACGGTGCCGAACGAACCATGCAGGACCGGGTTGGTGCTGTCGCTGACGGCCGCCGGGTATCCGGAGCCGACATCGAGCGTGTCGATCGAGAAGCCGAACGGGTCCGTGGAGTCGACGCTGTTGTTGGTCATCAGGTCGTTGAAGATCTCGACCGCGTCGTAGCCGTCGTTGTTGCGGTCGGCGCCGGTGTGGTCGGAGACCATGAAGAGGCCGCCACCGTTCTTCACGAACGTCATGATCGCGGTCTTCTCGGCGGTGGTGAAGAGCGTGTTGGGCTCCGGAAGCACCAGTTCGTCGAAGTTCGACAGGTCGTTCGCGGCCGAACCGCCGTAGGTGAGGCTGGAGCCCGAGGGCAGTGTCCTGAGGCTGTAGTCGCCGGTCTTCTGCAGGGCGACGCCCCAGGAGGAGAGGGCCCCGGTCCAGTCGGTCTCGGACGACGGCGAGGAGTCCTGGCCCAACGGGTCGGGCTGGCTGGTGGAGATGACCCAGTCGGCGTTGCCCGCCGTCTCGGCGTGACCGTTGTCGAACAGGACGCGGTGCTGGGTCGCCGCGGCGGCCGGAGCGGACGCCTGGACGGCCGCGCCCGTGACGACCAGTGCGAACACGGCCAGCCCCGAGGCGAGTCTGTGGCGGGACTTTCTGAATCCAAGCATCCGGCGAACCTCCATGGGTGTGGGGAGAGGCGGTGCGGGCGCCCAAGTCTCCGCGCGTAGAACGGTGATCAGCCGTCTTCCGCGCGACAGATTATTGAACGGTACATGGCAATCTTCCGGGTGCACAGAAGCCCGTCGGGTCGGATCGGAGGACGGCCGGCAAGTCGAGCGGACTGTCTCCGCCCGCAGGGGGAACACCCCTAGATGCACGGGTCCAGAATTGAAGGGGCGGACATGGAGATCTCAGGCATCATCAGTGCCATCGTCATCGGCATCATCATCGGCGTACTGGGTCGGCTCGTCGTCCCAGGACGCCAGCACATCGGCATCCTGTGGACGATCGTCGTCGGCATCGTCGCCGCGTTCATCGGCGCGGGGATCGCCTCCGCGTTCGGCGTGGCCGACACCAAGGGCCCGGACTGGATCGAGTGGTTCATACAGATCGCCGTCGCGGCGGTCGGCGTCGCGGCGCTCGACCGGGTGAAGGTACGCCGCTGACGCGCGGGGCGGGCACACGCCCGCGCACTGCCCCGGTTCCGTAGCCGATCAATTCCCTTGCGGGTCCCGGAGCGTGGCGCATAGGTTCTGCGGACTTCACCCCCGCACCGCGGACGCCACGGAGAGACCTTGTCCCTGCTCATCACACCGCTCACCGACCCCGAGCCCGCACCGTCGAGTCGCCGCCTGGCCTGGCTGGCCGCCGACTCGGCGGGCGTGCCCGTGGGCGCCGCGTTTCTGCGGCTGTTCACCAAGGAGGGCCAGGAGCACCTCGCCGAGCTGGAGGTGACGGTCCATCCGGCCGAACGGCGTCGGGGGGCGGGCGGCCGTCTCCTGGACGCGGCCGTCTCGGCGGCGCGTGCCGAGGGACGGCGCTCGCTCGTCGCACAGGCCGCGCACGGCTCACCCGGCGACCTGTTCCTGGCGGCCCGCGGCTTCCGCCGGGTGCTGGCACTGACGTACGCACGGCTGCCGCTCGCCGGCGCGGACCTCGTACGGATCGACGGGATCGCCGAACGGCCGCATCCGGGGTACGCGTTGACGCACTGGGACGGGACCGTGCCGCCCCACCTGGCGCGGACCTACGCCGACTCGCGGCGGGCCATGGACGACATGCCGATGGAGGAGACGGACCACGGGACCGTCGTGTGGGACGTGGCGCGGGTCGTCGCGGCCGCCGAAGCCGTGGCGAAACGTGGGGAGTCGCTCCACACCGTCGCCGCGGTGGACCGCGCGGACGGCTCGATCGTCGGCTTCAGCGAGCTCGTGGTGCCCGGCGACGGCCGGGGCGACGCCCAGCACTACGGCACCGGGGTGCTGCCCGAGCACCGGGGCCACGGACTGGGGCTCTGGATGAAGGCCGAGTCGATCCGCGCCGCTCGCCGGCGTCACCCCGAACTCGAAGGCCTGCTCACCGACACCGCCGACAGCAACGCGCCGATGCGCGGTATCAACGACGCGCTGGGCTATCTGCCGACACACCGGGCGGTGGAGTACCAGTTCGATCTGTGACGGCCCGGTGGCGCCGGGTACGGCCGGGTGGCGCCGGGTGAGGCGTGCGACCCCTCAGCCGGTCGCCCCGGGCCTGCCGTACGTGGACGGGTAGGCCGGGGCCCGGCCGAGTGCCGGCTCCGCCTTCGTCGCCTTCGCCTTCGTCGCCTTCGTCGAGTACACCCGCATCGTCGTCGCCATCCCGACGTGCGCGTACGTCATCGGGCTCGCTCCCCACGCGGTACGGCCACCGGCTTCGGCGGCCCGCGAGAGACCGTCGCCCGGCCGGCGGCACTACCCGTGGACGTACGGCGTCGTCGTGGTCAGCGGCTGGAATCCGAGGCGGGCGAGGACGGGGCGGCTCTGGCTGGAGGCGTCGACCTGGACGTAGCGGTAGCCTCGGTCGGCGGCCACCCGGGCACGGTGGGCGACGAGCGCGCGGTAGATGCCCCGGCCGCGCCAGGACTCGACGGTGCCCCCGCCCCACAGACCGGCGAACCGGGCACCGGGCACCATTTCCATGCGGGCCGCGCTGACCGGCTCGTCTCCGGCCAGGGCGACGACCGCCACGACGTTGTCCTCGTCACCGGTGAGTTGGGCCAGCAGCTGGTGGCGCATACGGGTGCTGTCGGTACCGAAGGCCTGTTCGTGGACGTCCGCGACGAGGTTCACGCCCTCCCGGTCGGTGACGGGCAGGAGCCGTACGCCCTCGGGCGGTTGGGCGTCGAGCGCCAGATCGCCCAGCTCTGCGATCATCAGCGTCTCCTCGGGCTGCGCGACGAACCCCGCGTCCCGCAGGCGCTGTCCGAGGTTCTCCGGCTTGTCGTGGCCGTACAGCTTCCACTCGAACTCCCGGCCGAGCTTGCCGAAGTACCGCACCTGGTCGGCGATGGCCGCGTCGGCGCCCGGTCCGTCCAGATCCGACCAGATCACCCCGTTCCAGTCGTGCTCCGCACCGACCTGGCGTACCACCTTGTCGACGCGCTCGACCCGGGCCCCCGGGCCGTCGGGGCGCGCGTCCTCCCGCATGTCCCGGTCGAACAGGGCCAGTACCGCAACGTGATCCATGGGCTCACTCCAGCACCCTGCGGCGCATACGGCAATGGCATTCCTCCGAGGGTGCCGGTCGCTCGTCCCCGCCTCAGGGCATCATCGCAGGTCAAGGCTGGTGCGACGACGTCCGGTTGGGGTGGCGTCGCTGGTCGGATCCACCGCCGCACGACCGGAGATCGATCGGCCAGGTCCACGCGGCGCCGGAAGCCGGCGCCGTATCGGCGTGCCGGGGGCGCCCGGGACGGCCCGCACGGTCACGACGTCGACGTCGACCGCGGTACCGGACGCCGCGCCGGCCAGGGTGTCCGAGCCATGCGCGGGAGAGGCCGGGCCGGCGAGGGGCCGGCAGGTGCTCGCCGACTCCGTGGGCGAGCCCGCCGGCGTCCGTGTGTGACGTACGACCGCCCGGGGCGCCGATCGCACGCCGGCTCGCGCGCGATACCTTCGCCCTGACATGGCCCGGTCCGGCGCAGCCCGGCCGGGATGGGATCTCAAGCATCGGGATGGTCATGCGCGAGGACGCGATCGTCGAGGTAGCGGCCGGAGTTCATCTGGTGCACGGCAGCAACACCAACTGGGTGATCCTGAGCGAGGGGGACGCCGTCACCCTGATCGACACGGGGTACCCCGGCGACCGCCTGGACGTCCTCGCCTCCCTCGACGCGCTCGGCCACTCCCCCAAGGCGATCGGCGCCGTCCTCATCACGCACGCGCACAACGACCACCTCGGATCGGCCGAGTACCTGAGCAGCGCCTTCGGGGTCCCGGTCCATCTGCACGAGGAGGAACTCCCGCACGCCCGGCGCGAGTTCCTCCAGCAGGTCAGCGTGGGGTCGGTGATCCGCCAGGCGTGGCGCCCCGGCGTACTGCCGTGGGCCGTGCACGCCATCCGCTCCGGCGGCACGGCGGACGTCCGGATGACCCGGCCCGAGTCGTTCCCCGGAGAGGGGCCGCTGGACCTGCCCGGCCGTCCGGTGCCGGTGCACACACCCGGGCACACCGCCGGACACTGCGTCTACCACCTGCCGGACGCCGGTGTCGTGATCTCCGGCGACGCGCTGGTCAGCGGGCATCCCACCTCGCGGACCCGCGGCCCGCAGCTGCTGCCGAACATGTTCCACGCCGAGCGTGCGATGGCCATCACCTCGCTCGCCCGCATCGAGACCCTCGCGGCGGACGTCCTGCTGCCCGGCCACGGTCCGGTCCACCACGGCTCCGTGGGCGACGCGGCGCGCCGCGCCCTGGAGCTCGCCAACTGACACCGGCGGTGCCACCGCTCCCGGCCGCACGGCCGCGAGACGGGCGCCCGACGCGTCCCGGTCGCGGGCCGGACGGTCGATACGGCTCTGGATACGGGTCTCGATACGGCCGATCCCGCCTCTGGACAGGGGCGATCCCGCCGCGCAGGAGCGCTGATCACCTGGGCCCCGCTCGCGGCGCTCGTGGCCGCACCGGGAATCGTGGCAGCGGGTCACCGACGGTCGTTTCCAACGCGGCGCGCCGACGCCGGCCGCTGTGCCGCCGCGTCGGTCCGGCGCGTGCGGTCAGCCGAGTTCGAGCGTGGTGATGCCGTAGACCCGCTCCCGGGCGAACGGCCTGACCGGTCCGGTGTACATGCGGGCCGTCTCGAAGGAGGGGGTGAGGCCGAACTCCTCGGCCAGGGCCACGCCCGCCGTGTTCGTCTGCGGCACGTCGACGGTGATCGCACGCCCTGGGGTCTCCGCCGCCAGCGCGAGCAGCAGGGCCCGTGCGTCCTCGGGGGTGTCGGCGAACAGCGGGCCGACGCGCGGACGGTCGAGGGCGGGCCGGACGACCGCGTAGCCGGTGAGCCTTCCGTCCGCGACACGGACGAAGGTGCGGTGGCCCGGTCCGGCCAGCCACCGTGTGAGGAAACGGGCGCGGTCGGCCGGGCAGCAGGCGCTGTCGTAGGCCGCGATGTCCGCGAGGTCGGCCGCCTCGGCGGGCCGCACTCCCGCGGGCGCCGGCGCCGTAGGTACGGTTCCGGTGAACCGGACGGTCCGGTGGACGGGTTCGAACCCGGACCGGCGGTAGTTGTCCTGCTGCGCGACCACTCCGTCGAGTCCCACGGTCCGGCCGCCCGCGTGCGCCAGAGCCGTCTTCCACGTGGTGAGGCCGTAACCGCGGCCGCGCAGGTCCGGTCGTACGAGATAGAAGCCCAGGAAGGCGTAGTCGGCGTCGTAGGTGACGACCGAGACGGCCGAGACCGGTTCCGCCCCGATCCTGCCGATGAAGAAGCCCTCGGGATCCTGGGCGAAGAAGCTCGGGGCGTCGGACAGCCCCGGATTCCATCCCTCGTCCCCCGCCCACCCGGCGACCACCGACCAGTCTTCGAGCGAGGCCTGGGTGACGACGAGATCCTCGGAACCCGGGAAGGTCATCTGTGCGCTCCATTCGCTGGGGGGTGCCGGGTGCCGGCCGCGGAATGCCGGTCACCGGGGTACGCGCGGCCTCGGCGGGGCCCCCGCCATCCTTCCGGATCTCCGCGGGGATTTCAGTGCCCGCCGGTCCGGCGGGCGCCCGGTCGGCCGGAACGGCTCGGCCCGGCTCACCGACGACGGAACGGAAACACGCCGGGCGGACACGGGACCGGGCACGACCGGACACGTACGAGGCCCCACCGGTCACGCGCCCGGTGGGGCCTTCCGTCGCCGCTGGACCGCCGGGTCAGCGGCGCGCGGCGGGCCTGAACCGCCGGTAGAGCACCGCCCCGCCCAGCAGCAGTGCCGCACTCGCGGCGATGGCGGGTACCGTCTGGTCCGCGCCCGTGTGCGCGAGGGACGCCATGGGCTGTTCCGCTTCCCGGTACGGCGCCTTCTCGGGTACGACCGCCTTCGTCGGGGGCTCCGGGGCGGGCGCCGCGGGCTGGTGGGGCACACCGCCCGAGGTGTTCGTGGACGTGTTGCCGACCGACGCGTTGCCGAGGCCGACCACGTTCACGGAGTTGCCGCTGACGTTCACCGGAAGGTCGATCGGCAACTGCAGACCGTTACCGGAGAGCAGACCGGGAGAATCCTTTCCGCTTCC
It encodes:
- a CDS encoding exo-beta-D-glucosaminidase translates to MSDRSAPRRRLTTAAVALSLLGTLATGAWAGSRDAGPATAAPARATPVPSAAGGTTALSGYAIQSTAKVTDSAAAVSSPGYPATGWYPAGSRSTVLAALLADGVYADPFYSTNQQRIPKADFTVPWWYRSDFTVGDTTERSYLDFSGVISAADVYVNGERVAGATEVAGAYTHHELDITSLVRAGTNTVAFRIRPNQPDQNLTMGWIDWIQPPPDENMGIVRDVLVRRGGPVALRDAHVVSRLAVPSLASADLTVKARVRNDSNTAVTTTVSGTVGSTAAFSRAVPLRAHETKTVTFTPADSPGLRLDAPKVWWPAGMGGQPLYGLGLTATVAGAVSDTAHEDFGIRDVKAPLDADGARQYLINGRKLLIRGGGWSPDEFLRWDRTYVADRLKYALDLGLNTIRLEGHLEPDEFFDLADRYGILTLPGWECCDKWEGNVNDSESGDPWTAADHPVAKASMAAEAARLRDHPSVVSFLIGSDFAPDATIEKDYLDALRAADWATPVVAAASDNSAPVSGRSGMKMTGPYDWVPPDYWYAKREGGATGFNSETSAGPDVPTLDTLRRMMSPAELDTLWKNPGAPQYHRSPSATFGTLKIYDAALAGRYGPPTGLADYVRKAQLAQYENTRAQFEAYGRNATDSAKPSTGVVYWMFNSGWTSLHWQLLDRYLDQGGAYFGAKKANEPLHVQYSYDDRSVVVVNKRHTPASGLTARVTLFNTDGTRKYDRTATGVKVDGDGAHSTALTVPASVGGLSATYLARLVLTDSRGRTVSRNVYWLSTRADTLDWAHTDWYHTPTTSYADLKGLGSMARVPVSATASTTAGPGGTSTTTVTVRGPGSGRTPSLLTDAHLVDSKGRPVLPVRWSDNQVSLWPGESATLTATYRTADLHGSAPRIRISGWNTPQTTVPAA
- a CDS encoding hydrolase — its product is MLGFRKSRHRLASGLAVFALVVTGAAVQASAPAAAATQHRVLFDNGHAETAGNADWVISTSQPDPLGQDSSPSSETDWTGALSSWGVALQKTGDYSLRTLPSGSSLTYGGSAANDLSNFDELVLPEPNTLFTTAEKTAIMTFVKNGGGLFMVSDHTGADRNNDGYDAVEIFNDLMTNNSVDSTDPFGFSIDTLDVGSGYPAAVSDSTNPVLHGSFGTVTKSLIADGTTATLKPSDNSAVKGLVYRSGYSGNTGAFFATSTFGSGKVAFWGDSSPIDDGTGSSGNTLYDGWNDTGATNAALALNATEWLAGAGSTGGGGGGGGGGTCTAAQLLANPGFESGTGSWTATSGVITNSSGEAARTGSYKAWMDGYGSARTDTLAQTVTIPSGCAATLNFYLHVDTAETTTSTAYDTLKTQVLNSGGTVLSTLATYSNLNAASGYTLRSLNLSAYAGQTVTVKFTGTEGSMLQTSFVLDDTALNVS
- a CDS encoding GlsB/YeaQ/YmgE family stress response membrane protein: MEISGIISAIVIGIIIGVLGRLVVPGRQHIGILWTIVVGIVAAFIGAGIASAFGVADTKGPDWIEWFIQIAVAAVGVAALDRVKVRR
- a CDS encoding GNAT family N-acetyltransferase translates to MSLLITPLTDPEPAPSSRRLAWLAADSAGVPVGAAFLRLFTKEGQEHLAELEVTVHPAERRRGAGGRLLDAAVSAARAEGRRSLVAQAAHGSPGDLFLAARGFRRVLALTYARLPLAGADLVRIDGIAERPHPGYALTHWDGTVPPHLARTYADSRRAMDDMPMEETDHGTVVWDVARVVAAAEAVAKRGESLHTVAAVDRADGSIVGFSELVVPGDGRGDAQHYGTGVLPEHRGHGLGLWMKAESIRAARRRHPELEGLLTDTADSNAPMRGINDALGYLPTHRAVEYQFDL
- a CDS encoding GNAT family N-acetyltransferase, which codes for MDHVAVLALFDRDMREDARPDGPGARVERVDKVVRQVGAEHDWNGVIWSDLDGPGADAAIADQVRYFGKLGREFEWKLYGHDKPENLGQRLRDAGFVAQPEETLMIAELGDLALDAQPPEGVRLLPVTDREGVNLVADVHEQAFGTDSTRMRHQLLAQLTGDEDNVVAVVALAGDEPVSAARMEMVPGARFAGLWGGGTVESWRGRGIYRALVAHRARVAADRGYRYVQVDASSQSRPVLARLGFQPLTTTTPYVHG
- a CDS encoding MBL fold metallo-hydrolase; protein product: MREDAIVEVAAGVHLVHGSNTNWVILSEGDAVTLIDTGYPGDRLDVLASLDALGHSPKAIGAVLITHAHNDHLGSAEYLSSAFGVPVHLHEEELPHARREFLQQVSVGSVIRQAWRPGVLPWAVHAIRSGGTADVRMTRPESFPGEGPLDLPGRPVPVHTPGHTAGHCVYHLPDAGVVISGDALVSGHPTSRTRGPQLLPNMFHAERAMAITSLARIETLAADVLLPGHGPVHHGSVGDAARRALELAN
- a CDS encoding GNAT family N-acetyltransferase, with the translated sequence MTFPGSEDLVVTQASLEDWSVVAGWAGDEGWNPGLSDAPSFFAQDPEGFFIGRIGAEPVSAVSVVTYDADYAFLGFYLVRPDLRGRGYGLTTWKTALAHAGGRTVGLDGVVAQQDNYRRSGFEPVHRTVRFTGTVPTAPAPAGVRPAEAADLADIAAYDSACCPADRARFLTRWLAGPGHRTFVRVADGRLTGYAVVRPALDRPRVGPLFADTPEDARALLLALAAETPGRAITVDVPQTNTAGVALAEEFGLTPSFETARMYTGPVRPFARERVYGITTLELG